The Klebsiella aerogenes KCTC 2190 region ATAGATACCCGAGGAGCCCTGCATGGAACTGCTTGAAGAACATCGCTGTTACGAGGGTCGGCAGCAGCGCTGGCGTCATCACTCCAGTACCTTGAATTGTGCGATGACGTTCAGCATTTTTTTACCGACGACGACGGAAACCGCCCCGCCGCCGGTGCTGTACTGGCTATCCGGTTTGACCTGCAATGACGAAAACTTCACCAACAAGGCTGGCGCCCAGCGTGTCGCCGCCGAACTTGGCATCGCGCTGGTGATGCCCGACACCAGCCCGCGCGGTGATGACGTCGCCGATGATGCAGGTTACGATCTCGGTAAAGGCGCGGGTTTTTACCTCAACGCCACTCAGGCGCCGTGGGCGGCGCATTTTCGCATGTACGACTACCTGCGCGATGAGCTACCGCAGTTGATTAACCGTCAATTTAAGGTCGCCGACCGTTGCGCTATCAGCGGCCACTCGATGGGCGGCCACGGCGCGCTCATCATGGCGCTGAAAAACCCAGGGCGCTTTACCAGCGTCTCGGCCTTCGCGCCGATCGTTAACCCATGCAAAGTTCCATGGGGACAAAAAGCGTTCAGCAACTATCTCGGCAATGATGAAGCGAACTGGCAGGAGTGGGACAGCTGCGCACTCATGCAGACAAGCCAGGCCGGGGATGCCATTGCCACATTAATTGATCAAGGTGACGCCGACCAGTTTCTCGGTACCCAGTTGCAGCCCGCGGTCCTTGCAGAGGCGGCGCGACAGAAACAGTGGCCGCTGAGCCTGCGTATCCAGCCCGGCTACGACCACAGCTACTATTTCATCGCCACCTTTATAGAAGATCATCTGCGCTTCCACGCGGAGCATCTGTTTAAGTAACCCTCTATTTCCCTCCGCCGGGCATGCTCCGCTTGCCCGGCTTTATATCTTCGTCAGGAACTATCTTGTCGCTACGGGCGATAATTTGTTATTTAAAACACAACATATATGATTTAGCATATATGTACCTCCATGATAATCTGGTCAACCATGATAAAGCCTATCCAGCTGTTTAAAATCCTGGGGGATGAAACCCGTTTAGCCATCATCATGTTGCTGCGTGAGTCCGGCGAACTGTGCGTCTGCGATCTGTGTGCCGCCACCGGGCAATCCCAGCCGAAAATATCTCGCCATATGGCGATATTACGTGAATCTGAACTGGTACTCGACCGCCGGCAAGGGAAATGGGTCCACTATCGCCTCTCGCCCCATATGCCGGCCTGGACGGCGGAGATCATTGCCACGACCAGGCAGAGCATGAGGGAAGATATTGACGAATGGCGCAAGAAAACAGCGTGCGCCACCTGTTGATACATATATAGAAACGCATATATCGGAGTAGAGAATGTTGTTGGCCGGTAGTCTCTTTTTATTCACGCTGGTGTTGGTTATCTGGCAGCCCAGGGGCCTCAGCATCGGCTGGAGCGCGAGTATTGGCGCAATACTGGCGCTGGCCAGCGGCGTTATTCATCTCAGTGATATTCCCGTTGTCTGGAATATCGTCTGGAACGCAACAGCGACTTTTATCGCGGTGATTATCATCAGCCTGCTGCTCGATGAGTCGGGCTTTTTTGAATGGGCTGCGCTGCATGTCTCCCGCTGGGGCAACGGGCGCGGTCGTCTGCTGTTCACCTGGATTATCCTGTTAGGCGCGACCGTTGCGGCGCTGTTTGCTAACGATGGCGCAGCGCTCATTCTGACGCCCATCGTCATTGCCATGCTGCTCGCTCTGGGGTTCAGCAAAAGGACAACATTAGCCTTTGTCATGGCTGCCGGGTTTATTGCCGATACCGCCAGCCTGCCGCTTATCGTTTCCAATCTGGTCAATATTGTCTCAGCTGATTTCTTCCGGCTTGGTTTTACGCAATACGCCTCTGTGATGGTTCCTGTTGATATTGCTGCCATAGCGGCCACGCTGGGCATGCTGCATCTGTTTTTCCGCCGGGATATTCCAGCAACTTACAACGTCACTTTGCTGAAAACACCTGCCAGCGCGATTAAAGATCCCGCAACCTTCAAAGCCGGCTGGGTTGTTTTGCTTTTGTTGCTGGTTGGTTTCTTTGTTCTTGAACCGCTGGGGCTGCCCGTTAGCGCCATCGCCGCTGTCGGAGCCGCTGTTCTGTTTGCCGTTGCGAAAAAAGGTCACGCCATCAATACCGGTAAAGTATTGCGCGGCGCGCCCTGGCAGATCGTTATTTTCTCGCTGGGTATGTACCTGGTGGTCTACGGTCTGCGCAATGCGGGCTTAACGGAATATCTATCGGGTATGCTGAATATGCTGGCGGATAAGGGACTGCTGGCGGCAACGTTTGGCACGGGCTTCCTGACCGCTTTCCTGTCGTCGGTAATGAACAATATGCCAACGGTCCTGGTGGGCGCACTGTCGATTGAAGGAAGCACCGCTTCTGGCGTTATTAAAGAAGCGATGATCTACGCCAACGTGATCGGGTGCGATTTAGGCCCCAAAATCACGCCAATAGGCAGTCTGGCGACCCTGCTGTGGCTGCACGTACTGTCGCAGAAAAGCATGACCATCAGTTGGGGATATTACTTCCGCACAGGCATCATCATGACGCTACCTGTGCTGTTTGTCACTCTGGCCGCGCTGGCGCTGCGGCTCTCTCTCACTCTATAACGAGATACTCATATGAGTAATATCACCATCTATCACAACCCGGCCTGCGGTACGTCACGGAATACGCTGGAGATGATCCGTAACAGCGGTAATGAGCCCACCGTTATTTATTACCTTGAAACACCGCCGACT contains the following coding sequences:
- the fghA gene encoding S-formylglutathione hydrolase, encoding MELLEEHRCYEGRQQRWRHHSSTLNCAMTFSIFLPTTTETAPPPVLYWLSGLTCNDENFTNKAGAQRVAAELGIALVMPDTSPRGDDVADDAGYDLGKGAGFYLNATQAPWAAHFRMYDYLRDELPQLINRQFKVADRCAISGHSMGGHGALIMALKNPGRFTSVSAFAPIVNPCKVPWGQKAFSNYLGNDEANWQEWDSCALMQTSQAGDAIATLIDQGDADQFLGTQLQPAVLAEAARQKQWPLSLRIQPGYDHSYYFIATFIEDHLRFHAEHLFK
- a CDS encoding metalloregulator ArsR/SmtB family transcription factor, which encodes MIKPIQLFKILGDETRLAIIMLLRESGELCVCDLCAATGQSQPKISRHMAILRESELVLDRRQGKWVHYRLSPHMPAWTAEIIATTRQSMREDIDEWRKKTACATC
- the arsB gene encoding arsenical efflux pump membrane protein ArsB; protein product: MLLAGSLFLFTLVLVIWQPRGLSIGWSASIGAILALASGVIHLSDIPVVWNIVWNATATFIAVIIISLLLDESGFFEWAALHVSRWGNGRGRLLFTWIILLGATVAALFANDGAALILTPIVIAMLLALGFSKRTTLAFVMAAGFIADTASLPLIVSNLVNIVSADFFRLGFTQYASVMVPVDIAAIAATLGMLHLFFRRDIPATYNVTLLKTPASAIKDPATFKAGWVVLLLLLVGFFVLEPLGLPVSAIAAVGAAVLFAVAKKGHAINTGKVLRGAPWQIVIFSLGMYLVVYGLRNAGLTEYLSGMLNMLADKGLLAATFGTGFLTAFLSSVMNNMPTVLVGALSIEGSTASGVIKEAMIYANVIGCDLGPKITPIGSLATLLWLHVLSQKSMTISWGYYFRTGIIMTLPVLFVTLAALALRLSLTL